The following is a genomic window from Thermoplasmata archaeon.
CAGACAGCATGTTAGCCACGGACCTGTCGGCTTAGCACACGTCCAGGATGCATATGATCGGTATCAGCGGACGCTGTGCAAGCGGCGCGCGTGCGCCTCCAGCGGCCTCTACCCCTTCCCCTTCGACGCCCGCGCACGTCGGGGGTGCACGTCTCGCCTCCGAACGTAAAACGGGATGCCAATGGCGCAGAGCCCTCTGCTCGGAGACCCGGTTCCTTACGGCGTGTGGATATTTAATCCTTGTCTCGCGGCGGTTCCCTACCGGCCCGAGGAGGCGACGGCGCGTGGGGGGATTGCGGACCGGATATGCCGCGAGACTCCGCGGATTCACCCGGATGGCGTCGACCGATGCGAGCCGAGCCATCGCGTCAGAAAGCCCGCCAACGGGACGTTTCATCGGTTCCGACCCGGCTTTCTTATGCGGGCGTCGGGTCGTCCCGACCGGATACCGCCGATCAACGCCTCGTTCCCACGGGACACGTTTTAAGCGGGTGAAACCGTTAGTCCTCATCTCGCGCGTCACCGGACGCGCGGACCCAAGGGGAGGATCGCGCGCCCGCCCGGTCGATCGTCGGGGATTGGAAGGCGTATCGCTGGGCCGTCGACACTCGCCGCTACCATTTCGATCTCCGCCATCCCCGTCTCCGATGGATGCCGGTGCTGATCGCCTTCACGTTCGTCGGCACGACCGCGACCGCGATCGTCCTGAACGGGGCCTCGCTCTCGCGCGGTCTGAAGACCTATCTGCTCGGGCTGCTTGTGGTCGACGGCGGTATGGTGGCCGTCGAGGTCATGGCCTGGCTCATCGGACGGAAACTCTGGCGGGAGGACCGCGATTTCCGGTATGTCGGGATCGTCGTGGGCTTCGCCTCCCTCCCGGTGTGGGGCTCGGTCGAAGCGCTGTGCGTCAGCTGGATGATCCCGGTGCTCTCGGAGTCGAACGTATGCGCGGTGAGCGGCGGGCTTTCGTGGGCTGCGTTCGTGTGGCTCGTGACAATCCCGAATCTTGCGGTCCTCCTTGATTTCCGGCGCTTCCTCGCACGCGGCGCGGAGCGCCCGGGGTGAAGCCGTCGATCGATTGCGCTTACGGCCGCTTCTTCCGCCTGCGGACCGCCCACACGATGACGACGATGGCGAGCAGCACCGCCAGCGTGATTCCGAACGGCAGCGCCCATCCGAGCGGCTCCGAAGGCGGCGTTGCCTGCGTCGCCGCCGTCGTGAAGGAAATCGAGTAATCGCTTGCGAGCGCGTTGCCCGCGACGTCCCTCACGCCGGACGCGTGAACCGTGACCTGGTATGTCGTGCCGCTTGCAATCGCCCCGGACGGCGTGAAGACGAGCGTGTTCCCGTCCCACCAGAACGTCCCCGCCACAGAGGGCGTGATCGAGAACGCGGCCTCGGCGGTCGCATGAACGACCGCCTCGCTGAACGTCACCCGGACGGTCAGGCCAGCCGTGGCGACGCCTGTCGCGCCGTCCATTGGCGCGGATGAGAGGACCGTCGGCCCGACCGTGTCGACGCCCAATTCCACCTCGCCCGTCGTTGGCTTCGTCGCGATGGACTCCAGATTTCCCGCGACATCCCTCCCGACGACCCAGAATCGATATCGGCCGTCGCCTGACGACGGAGTAACGGTGAAGGCGAACGGCGGGGACGTAAGCTCCGCCGCATAGGCGGGCACGGACCAGGTGGTGCCGTCCGCGCTGTAGCTCACGTAGAGGCGGACCGAGGCGACGCCGCTCGTCGCGTCGCTCGCGTCCACGGTCAGGGGAATCGGCAGGATCGACTGCCAGTAGCCGCTTGGACCGGAGAGCTGCGTCGTCGGCGCGACGGAGTCGAAGCCCGCCTCGATCTCCCCCGTTGCCGGTTTGCTCGACAGGGATTCGGAGTTGCCGGCTCCGTCCGTCGCGAGGGCCCAGAATCGATAGAGGCCCTCTCCCTGCGAAGGTGCGTAGTCGAAAGCGAACGGCTCGGCGTCGTCGGAGGCCACGACAGCGGGTGCGGACCACGCCGTCCCGTCCGCACTGAACGCGACGTAGAGGTCGACCGACGCGACGCCGCTGCGGTCGTCGGATGCGCTCGCGTCGAGGTGGAACGGTCCGGACGTCTGCCAATAGCCGGAGAGGGGGCTCAGGCTCGACGTGGGCGAGGTCGTATCTGGAGGTGGGGGCGAGACGAAGACCATGAAGGCGCGACTCGCGAACACCGCGGTCGTCGTCTCGTTGCCCACCGCCGCGGCCTCGAACTCGTACGTTCCGGGTGCCAGGGTCGACGTGAACGAAGGATCGAGGTCGACCCGCCAGGTGCCGGAGCCCACGAGGGAGGCAAATCCCTCCCGGAGCGGCGTGGCGTTGCCCGCCGCCGAGATCCGATACCGGACGGTCGCGTTATCGTACGGCGCGGCGTTCACAGTCGTGGTGAGGTTCACCTGCGCCGCCTCTCCGACGATGACGTCCGGGATTGGCTCGATTGCGAGATCGGGAACCGGATTCGGGAGGAGGTAGTCCCACCGGTCCGCCGGGAACGGATAGGCGTCGAAAGCCGTGACGGTCGCCTGGACGCTGATTGGGTCGACGGAGGTCAGAACGAACGGCCCGTTGCTCACGTAGAAGTGGCCATACGTGCTCCGGAAGTTCTGCAGGTCAGTCCACCGGCTCGCGGCCTCCGTGGGGTCGAAATTCAAACCGGGTGGCAGGTGCGACATGTAGGACGGCAAGTTCGCGTCCATGTCGGCAAGGCACGGGCCTTTCGTCAGGTCGAGCGCGTACTTCTGTTCGTTCTCAGCGGTGACCTCACTCACCCGACAGGTGTCGTCGAACACAGCGCTCAGCGCGAGTTCGCTCGCCGTCCATGGAGTCGACGGGAACGCGGCATTGATCAAGGAGGCGATTGTTGCCGGATCGATGTGCCAGTATTCGTACCAAACTTGGAGGTGGGTCGCATCGACGACGCGGAACCCTCGCAAGCTGTTTCGAAATAGGATCGCGGCGTAGGACGCCGCGTCGAGGTCTTTCGTATAGACGTCCCCGGCGGGATCCGCCCGGCGGAAGACGAGGGCGAGTTCGTACAGGACGTCGTCCATTGTGAAGTTCGATCCGTCGTGCCACTTCCCGAACGTGAACGTGTAGTTGACCAGCGACTTCGCCGTGGTCCCGGCGGGGACAACCTTGAAACCGAGCGTCGAGCTGTCCCACTCTTGGGCGTCCGTCGGGACGTCGATGGAACCCGTTGGGCCGGCGGTCGTCGTCTCGAACTCGGCGCGGACCCCGATGTACTCGCCGGTATGCGGATGAATCGTCAGGGCGGGGTCCGAGAACGTTTGCGCGACGATGTTGTCGTAGAGCCAACCGAATCCCTGCCACGGCTGCCACGGCGATAGCATCTGAATCCGCTGGCCGACTTGAAGGGTTCCTCCGGGCGAGGCGAAGCGGGCGGTCCGTAGGACGAAGGGGCCCCAGAGGCCCGCAGAGACATCCGAGACGAACGCCGTGACCCGGGGCGAGTAGACGAACGTCTCGTCGCCGACAAGCCAGACGCGAACGGAATCGTTCAGGCCGAGCGTCACGGCGGACTCCACCAAAGCCTCCCGCTCGGCCACGCTCGAGTACTGCCCGTTCAGGAGATTTGTGCATGCGGCCTCGAGGTTCGGCGGGGAGCGTACACGGTCCACACGTTGCTCCCTTCCCCACCGCAATAGAAGAAGTCGGGATCCGAGTCGGCCCACGTCTGAATCTGCGTGGGAGCCCATCCTTCCGTGTACAGCATCCAGGCGCCCGTGTCCGGCGGTCCGTTGTACACGATCGAGAAGGCGATTGCACCGGTCTTGTACATCCGGTTCACCGTCAGGCCGAGGCGCTCGACCTGATTCGCAACGTAGTCGCCGATTCGCGTGCGTGCGTCTTCGATTCGGATGACGAAGTTGACGACGATCGGGTTGCCCTGCCAACTCCATGTGCCGTTGAATGTCGCCCCGGATGCGTTGAGGGCGTTGAACACGAGGTCGTGCGCGCGGGTGATGTTGTATCGGGCGTCTCGGTTCAGGTCGCGGAAGAAGAACGGGTCCCGCGCGACTTATGGGCTCGAGTTGTTCCACAGGGCGGCGTGGGTCGTCCCGTACCCGCCGAACAGCTGGTCGTTGATGTACTCCCGGTCGATGAGGTAGTTGAGCGCGTTTCGGACATCCCGCAGCTCGAAGGGGTTGAACACCCCGGGCGCCAGCGTTTGGTCCACGGGAACCGGATTCACGAACAGGTTGTCTTCCTGCCCGTAGACATCGTCCGTCCGGAGGTCGGGGTCACTGTGCGCGGCCGCGATGTCGGCCGCAGTGCGGAGCGGGAACGTATACATGTCCATGTTGCCGTTCTTCAGGTCCAGCAACGCATGCGCTTGATTCGGCTGCTCGAAGAATCGAATCGAATCTACGAAGCCGCCGCTGCTTGGCGAAGGTGCGGTCGCCGACCCGCCTGCCCTCGGCACGACGATGAGCGAAGCCGCAACGAGCAATACCACGACAATCGCGCAGACGATCGAGCGCCGCATCGAGTTCCCTCCTTCCCCGCGGAGACCTCAAGCAGCGCCTCGGTCGCAGCGAGCCTCGCTCGCCGCGGATCCGGGAAGGCCCCCAACCGGGTGGTACCGCGTTCCGATGGCAGGACGGTCGTATATGACTTTCCGCCGTTCTTGGACGGGAGACGAACTCAAGCAGCCGAACCCGCAATCTGGACGATCCGTGCTTTCCCGCGGTCCACGAGGATCTTCGCGATCGTCTTCGGCAGGGTGACGAGGTCCTCCTTCTTCAGCCGGTAGGTCGTGTCGATCCCTGCAAACGGGGGCAGGTCCTCGAGCACATGGACGAGGACGTGGTCCTTCAGACTCGGCGGCGTCGTCGTGCGCCGCGTCTCCTCCGCCCGTACGACCTTCATGCGCGGAGTTTCCGGGGTCGGACCGGCTTTTTCCGTCGGCGGCTCGGGAGGTGGGGCGGCCGGTTCCGAGCCGAACGGCGATCCGCCGAACGACTCGGCGCGGGCTTTTTTCAGCAGGGCGACCATGCTGTCGAACAGCGCCCGGTCTTGCGCGGGGAGGTTCGGGATCTCGACCTCGGCGCCGCTCGCGCGGCTGGAGGCGAGCAGGGCGAGTTTCCGCTCGCGGTACGTGAAGATCTGATCCCTACGCTTCCGCACCTTTCGGAGCTCGTCCTGGAGAAGGAGGGCTTTCGGAGAGTTCGGATTTTTCTGTGCCTCTTTGTTCGCCAATTCGTCGAGTCGGGCGATGTACGCCGCGAGCTTGTCGTAGAAGTCCGCCTCGAGGCTCACGAGCGTCTTCTTGCCGCTCTCCTCGCGGTAGACTTTCGTCACGCGCTCGAAGTTGACGTCCTCTTCGCCCGGCACGCGTCGCACATCCGACCCGGCGTATAAGATGGCGTCGCCGCGCCGCGCAATCCTTATCGGCCGGGCCTTGCTTCTCGGATTCGGCATGCGCGCGGTCGTCGGCCCCCGCGCCTCGGGAGCGTGTTTCTGATGGACTGGGAGCGACTGTACGAGGACCTCCGGCGTGCGGTCGAAGACCTGCAGGAGCGGAGCCGGACCGCGCCGATCATCGTCGAGGGAGAGTACGACCGGCGGTCGTTGCGGGCCCTCGGGGTCGACGGCGACATCCGCCTCGTGAACGAAGGTTCGACGATCTTCGCGCTGTGCGAATCGATCGCCGCGGGCCACCGCCAGGCGATCATCCTGACCGATTGGGACGTGCGAGGGGGCCGCCTCGCCCGGCAGTTGCGGGACGGGCTGAGCGCGAACGGCGTGCGGTATGACGAAGAAATCCGCGCGCGGCTCACGCGGTTGTGCCGAAAGGACATTACCGACGTCGAATCGCTCCATGGATTCGTCGCACGGGTCGAAGAACACGCGAGCGTCGGGCACCGCCAGCGGCCCTCGAAGCGGTGGTACGCGGACCGGGTCCAGCGTCGCGATACCCGCCGACGATCCCAAAAGTGAGAACCATCGTCCGAACCCTTAAATAGGCCCGCTTCCAGTTTGGCACCGGGATAGCGGCCTGCGCCGCGATTCACCGATCCCCCTCATCCGAATCATCCTTTCCTGCCTCCTGGGAACGGGAGGCTGTGGCGCCCTGCGGGGCCGAGATTGTCCGGATAGCGGGACGTAAACCGCGAGCGAGGCCCAAGTCCGGACAGTGCGAGCATGAACATCGATCCGAGTACAACGAAATACCTGATCCAGGCCCGTATGGAGGCCGAAGGGATCGTGGAGAAGCCCGACGTCGTCGGCGCCGTCTTCGGCCAGACCGAGGGGCTTCTGGGAGAGGAACTGGACCTGCGAGACCTGCAGAAGAGCGGACGCATCGGCCGCATCGAGGTCGACGTGCAGAGCAAGAAGGGCCGGAGCGAGGGGACGAT
Proteins encoded in this region:
- a CDS encoding ABC transporter substrate-binding protein, which produces MRRSIVCAIVVVLLVAASLIVVPRAGGSATAPSPSSGGFVDSIRFFEQPNQAHALLDLKNGNMDMYTFPLRTAADIAAAHSDPDLRTDDVYGQEDNLFVNPVPVDQTLAPGVFNPFELRDVRNALNYLIDREYINDQLFGGYGTTHAALWNNSSP
- a CDS encoding Ig-like domain-containing protein codes for the protein MAEREALVESAVTLGLNDSVRVWLVGDETFVYSPRVTAFVSDVSAGLWGPFVLRTARFASPGGTLQVGQRIQMLSPWQPWQGFGWLYDNIVAQTFSDPALTIHPHTGEYIGVRAEFETTTAGPTGSIDVPTDAQEWDSSTLGFKVVPAGTTAKSLVNYTFTFGKWHDGSNFTMDDVLYELALVFRRADPAGDVYTKDLDAASYAAILFRNSLRGFRVVDATHLQVWYEYWHIDPATIASLINAAFPSTPWTASELALSAVFDDTCRVSEVTAENEQKYALDLTKGPCLADMDANLPSYMSHLPPGLNFDPTEAASRWTDLQNFRSTYGHFYVSNGPFVLTSVDPISVQATVTAFDAYPFPADRWDYLLPNPVPDLAIEPIPDVIVGEAAQVNLTTTVNAAPYDNATVRYRISAAGNATPLREGFASLVGSGTWRVDLDPSFTSTLAPGTYEFEAAAVGNETTTAVFASRAFMVFVSPPPPDTTSPTSSLSPLSGYWQTSGPFHLDASASDDRSGVASVDLYVAFSADGTAWSAPAVVASDDAEPFAFDYAPSQGEGLYRFWALATDGAGNSESLSSKPATGEIEAGFDSVAPTTQLSGPSGYWQSILPIPLTVDASDATSGVASVRLYVSYSADGTTWSVPAYAAELTSPPFAFTVTPSSGDGRYRFWVVGRDVAGNLESIATKPTTGEVELGVDTVGPTVLSSAPMDGATGVATAGLTVRVTFSEAVVHATAEAAFSITPSVAGTFWWDGNTLVFTPSGAIASGTTYQVTVHASGVRDVAGNALASDYSISFTTAATQATPPSEPLGWALPFGITLAVLLAIVVIVWAVRRRKKRP
- a CDS encoding DNA primase; this encodes MDWERLYEDLRRAVEDLQERSRTAPIIVEGEYDRRSLRALGVDGDIRLVNEGSTIFALCESIAAGHRQAIILTDWDVRGGRLARQLRDGLSANGVRYDEEIRARLTRLCRKDITDVESLHGFVARVEEHASVGHRQRPSKRWYADRVQRRDTRRRSQK